In Populus nigra chromosome 1, ddPopNigr1.1, whole genome shotgun sequence, one genomic interval encodes:
- the LOC133692295 gene encoding UDP-glycosyltransferase 90A1-like, with protein MDASSSDSKYHVVLFPFMSKGHTIPLLHLARLLLRRPNFIVTVFTTSGNHSFIANSLSDTTAFIIDLPFPQNVPQIPAGVESTDKLPSMSLFAPFALSTKLMQPDFEKAIETLPRVNFMVSDGFLWWTLDSAIKFGFPRLVSFGMSIYSSCLSKAVVEHRLLFGPESDDELITLPQFPWIKVTRNDFNSTFRDPEPSGPRFEFNILTITAAINSYGTIINSFYELEATFANYWNKENGNKTWFVGPLCLADAPRVEHEPRKKPTWIKWLDQKLEQGRSVLYVAFGSQVDISPQQLKEIAIGLKKSKVNFLWVMRAKDPEYGDESELEERIGDRGIIVREWVDQREILIHQSVNGFLSHCGWNSVLESICAGVPILAWPMMADQPLNARMVVEEIKVGLRVETCNGSVRGFVKWEGLKKMVKELMEGDTGKQVRKNAEEYGEIAKKAMEEGSGSSWRNLDVLVDGLCNPRNT; from the coding sequence ATGGACGCAAGTTCTAGTGATTCTAAGTATCACGTAGTTTTATTCCCTTTCATGTCAAAAGGCCACACTATCCCACTCCTCCACCTAGCCCGCCTGCTCCTCCGCCGTCCGAATTTCATCGTTACTGTGTTCACCACTTCTGGAAACCACAGTTTCATAGCTAATTCTCTTTCCGATACCACTGCCTTTATCATTGATCTACCCTTCCCACAAAATGTCCCTCAAATCCCTGCCGGTGTTGAAAGCACCGATAAACTCCCTTCCATGTCTCTCTTTGCTCCATTTGCCCTTTCCACCAAGCTCATGCAACCCGACTTTGAAAAAGCTATCGAAACTCTTCCTCGAGTGAACTTCATGGTGTCGGACGGCTTCTTATGGTGGACTTTAGATTCTGCAATCAAGTTTGGTTTTCCAAGATTGGTTTCTTTTGGCATGTCCATTTACTCCTCATGTCTGAGCAAAGCTGTGGTTGAGCATAGACTTCTGTTCGGTCCTGAGTCAGATGATGAGCTAATCACGCTGCCTCAGTTTCCATGGATTAAAGTCACTAGAAATGATTTTAATTCAACTTTTAGGGACCCTGAACCAAGCGGTCCTCGCTTTGAGTTCAACATATTGACAATCACAGCAGCAATTAACAGTTACGGTACCATCATTAATAGCTTCTATGAGCTCGAGGCAACGTTCGCTAATTACTGGAACAAAGAGAATGGAAACAAGACCTGGTTTGTTGGACCCCTATGTCTGGCTGATGCACCACGGGTAGAACATGAACCGCGCAAGAAACCCACTTGGATTAAGTGGCTAGATCAAAAGCTAGAGCAAGGAAGGTCAGTCCTATATGTAGCGTTTGGGTCTCAGGTAGATATCTCACCACAACAACTCAAAGAAATAGCTATTGGGTTAAAGAAGTCTAAGGTAAATTTCTTGTGGGTGATGCGAGCCAAAGATCCAGAATATGGTGATGAGTCTGAACTCGAAGAGAGGATCGGGGATAGAGGAATTATAGTGAGAGAGTGGGTAGATCAAAGAGAGATATTGATACACCAAAGTGTGAATGGCTTTCTGAGTCACTGTGGATGGAACTCGGTGCTGGAAAGCATATGTGCAGGAGTGCCGATTCTAGCATGGCCCATGATGGCTGATCAGCCTTTGAATGCACGAATGGTAGTGGAGGAGATAAAAGTTGGGTTGAGAGTAGAGACATGTAATGGATCGGTGAGAGGATTTGTGAAGTGGGAGGGTTTAAAGAAGATGGTAAAGGAGTTGATGGAAGGTGATACAGGTAAACAGGTGAGGAAGAATGCGGAGGAGTACGGGGAGATTGCGAAAAAAGCTATGGAGGAGGGAAGTGGATCTTCCTGGCGCAATTTAGACGTGTTGGTGGATGGCTTGTGCAATCCCAGGAATACGTGA